One Clostridia bacterium genomic region harbors:
- a CDS encoding sporulation protein YqfD: MFKKIADYISGKNKVEITGLNIDRLLNGLINSGIVLYDVTRVSHRVVIVCVTDKMLKKLFVYLKPLWYNVVVLSRWSFLHSLKTLVTQRLGLIVGFAVAIIAVITFNMFVWDIKISGNELIANDTVIQ, translated from the coding sequence ATGTTTAAAAAAATAGCAGATTATATATCAGGCAAAAACAAAGTTGAGATAACGGGACTTAATATAGACCGTTTGCTAAACGGATTGATTAATAGCGGCATAGTTTTATATGATGTTACACGTGTTTCTCATAGAGTTGTTATTGTTTGCGTTACGGATAAAATGCTTAAAAAACTGTTTGTTTACCTAAAACCCTTATGGTATAATGTCGTTGTATTATCTCGTTGGAGTTTTTTACATAGTTTGAAAACCCTAGTAACCCAAAGGCTGGGGTTAATTGTTGGATTTGCGGTCGCGATAATTGCTGTTATCACTTTTAATATGTTTGTTTGGGATATCAAGATAAGCGGCAATGAGTTGATCGCTAATGATACAGTTATACAA